In Alkalinema sp. FACHB-956, the following proteins share a genomic window:
- a CDS encoding response regulator, whose product MPTPNGSKIILLVEDNRADIRLIQEALKNTTTPCEIFVVRDGMEAMDYLRQAGAFQGALCPDLILLDLNLPRKDGREVLAEIKSDPHLMHIPVVVLTTSRNEEDITHSYDLHVNCYISKSRNLSQLFKIVRGIEEFWLETATLPSRPTAIEPA is encoded by the coding sequence ATGCCAACGCCCAACGGAAGCAAAATTATCCTTTTGGTTGAGGATAATCGAGCGGATATTCGTCTGATTCAGGAAGCCCTGAAAAACACCACCACGCCCTGCGAAATTTTCGTAGTGCGGGATGGCATGGAGGCGATGGACTATTTGCGGCAAGCGGGGGCATTCCAGGGTGCCCTCTGCCCCGATTTAATTCTGTTGGATCTGAATTTGCCCCGTAAGGATGGGCGAGAGGTTTTGGCGGAAATCAAATCCGATCCCCATCTGATGCATATTCCCGTCGTGGTCTTAACCACTTCGCGCAATGAGGAGGACATTACCCATAGCTATGATCTCCACGTCAATTGCTATATTTCCAAGTCCCGTAACCTCAGTCAACTTTTTAAAATTGTGCGGGGGATTGAGGAATTTTGGTTAGAGACGGCAACGCTTCCATCCAGGCCAACGGCGATCGAGCCCGCGTGA